From Desulfurellaceae bacterium, one genomic window encodes:
- a CDS encoding ABC transporter permease: LLLNIFFAMGVALYRGTYVDHWGVLLCVLLMSISALFYIIAGQVVFAKALRLVPISGFDSGIYSFKFIVLPVLIAVVMGLGGSVRFYRTIFLEEIGKDYVRTARAKGLPERTVLFVHTLKNAMIPILTNVVVSLPFLFAGSLLLESFFAIPGMGSFMLEAIQRQDFAIVQAMVSLGSFLYIVGLLLTDISYTLVDPRVRLE, encoded by the coding sequence CTGCTGCTGAACATCTTTTTTGCCATGGGCGTGGCCCTGTACCGGGGGACGTATGTGGACCACTGGGGTGTGCTGCTGTGCGTGCTGCTGATGTCGATTTCGGCCCTGTTCTACATCATTGCCGGTCAGGTCGTGTTTGCCAAAGCGCTCCGCCTGGTGCCCATCTCGGGCTTTGACTCGGGCATCTATTCCTTCAAGTTCATTGTCCTGCCGGTTCTGATTGCGGTGGTCATGGGCCTGGGCGGCAGCGTGCGTTTTTATCGGACCATCTTTCTGGAGGAGATCGGCAAGGACTATGTGCGCACGGCGCGGGCCAAGGGTCTGCCCGAACGGACCGTGCTGTTTGTCCACACCCTCAAAAACGCGATGATTCCGATCCTGACCAATGTCGTCGTCAGCCTGCCCTTTCTGTTTGCCGGCAGCCTGTTGCTGGAGTCGTTTTTCGCCATACCGGGCATGGGCTCGTTCATGCTTGAGGCCATTCAGCGCCAGGACTTCGCCATTGTCCAGGCCATGGTCTCGCTGGGCTCGTTTCTGTACATCGTCGGCCTGCTGCTGACCGACATCAGCTATACCCTGGTCGACCCGCGCGTCCGTCTGGAGTAA